The proteins below come from a single Azospirillum sp. B510 genomic window:
- a CDS encoding ABC transporter permease: protein MSRSPVLLLPLALPGLAVLILFFLLPLGTVVWQALAGDAFQRVLGQGDLLAALGNSLLLGLEAGLVAVVLGVAVALHLARLPPARRALLQVVIALPLTFSGLIVAYGFILLLGRAGFATLLLAELGADPAAIAAFLYDRPGLVLAYSYFLTPRVILTLLPVFANFDHRQTEAAESMGASRLRALIDILAPQVAPTVLASFALVTAVAFGAYGTALALVGTQLNILPLRLYSLIADAGADFPLAAALSVLLLAVCSFLMAVAEIAAARSEADHHVRT from the coding sequence ATGAGCAGATCGCCCGTTCTCCTGCTGCCGCTCGCGCTGCCGGGTCTGGCGGTGCTGATCCTCTTCTTCCTGCTGCCGCTGGGCACGGTGGTTTGGCAGGCGCTGGCCGGGGACGCCTTCCAGCGCGTCCTCGGCCAGGGCGACCTGCTGGCGGCCTTGGGAAATTCGTTGCTGCTCGGGCTGGAAGCCGGGCTGGTCGCGGTGGTGCTGGGCGTCGCCGTCGCCCTGCATCTCGCCCGGCTGCCGCCGGCGCGGCGCGCCTTGTTGCAGGTGGTCATCGCCCTGCCGCTGACCTTTTCCGGCCTGATCGTCGCCTACGGCTTCATCCTGCTGCTCGGCCGTGCCGGCTTCGCCACGCTGCTGCTGGCGGAGCTGGGCGCCGACCCGGCCGCGATCGCCGCCTTCCTCTATGACCGGCCCGGTCTGGTGCTGGCCTACAGCTATTTCCTGACACCGCGCGTGATCCTGACGCTGCTGCCGGTCTTCGCCAATTTCGACCACCGCCAGACCGAAGCGGCGGAATCGATGGGGGCCAGCCGGCTGCGCGCCTTGATCGACATCCTCGCCCCGCAGGTGGCGCCCACCGTGCTCGCCTCCTTCGCGCTGGTGACGGCGGTGGCCTTCGGCGCCTATGGCACGGCGCTGGCCCTGGTCGGCACCCAGCTCAACATCCTTCCCCTGCGGCTCTACAGCCTGATCGCCGATGCCGGCGCCGATTTCCCGCTGGCCGCCGCCCTGTCGGTGCTGCTGCTGGCCGTCTGTTCCTTCCTGATGGCGGTGGCGGAGATCGCCGCCGCCCGTTCCGAGGCCGACCACCATGTTCGAACTTGA
- a CDS encoding methyl-accepting chemotaxis protein, whose product MFGLYRRNLMVRVLAPIAALFIVLALAAMAGVAYMNMSVARNGLADRAQMIATALAGGASEALWNMDSNAATALLAALAADPDYLGSAIKEKSGKLFAAHGGASAPSAAEILGSAPILRGDGAKAAEIGTIQVRLSTGRIQDDIRSTTAIIALAALLAVLVVCGVLSVIVRSVTRPIAQMTGVMSTLASGGTEVEIPAIGREDEVGKMALAVETFRENALERRRLEAEQGRLREAGELQRRQALASVAESFDRDVGRLLAGVNETAASMSLSVGEVAASAGENASVSQTVAHTAEEVSGNVQTVAAAVEQLAASIREISVQAQSSQTESTGASRQVANTVDIMDRLVGDAGRIGDVLTLITSIAGQTNLLALNATIEAARAGEAGKGFAVVATEVKNLAGQTAKATEEISALIGAIQASTGDAAGRIGDISRVMGQLSGISASIAAAVEQQNSATTEISRAVQQAAQGTERLRQNVHTVADAAQRNGTAAASLHGGIQQLERSVHDLQSQVDRFVGTLQAG is encoded by the coding sequence ATGTTCGGACTCTACCGTCGCAATCTCATGGTCCGCGTCCTGGCGCCCATCGCCGCCCTGTTCATCGTTCTTGCCCTGGCCGCGATGGCGGGGGTCGCCTACATGAACATGAGCGTGGCCCGCAACGGCCTTGCCGACCGCGCGCAAATGATCGCAACCGCGCTCGCCGGCGGCGCCAGCGAGGCGCTGTGGAACATGGACTCCAACGCGGCGACGGCCCTGCTGGCGGCACTGGCGGCCGATCCCGATTATCTCGGCAGCGCGATCAAGGAAAAGAGCGGCAAACTCTTCGCCGCCCATGGCGGCGCGTCCGCCCCCTCCGCCGCCGAGATCCTGGGCAGCGCCCCCATCCTGCGCGGCGATGGCGCCAAGGCGGCGGAGATCGGCACGATCCAGGTGCGGCTGTCGACCGGGCGCATCCAGGACGACATCCGCTCCACCACCGCCATCATCGCCTTGGCGGCCCTGCTGGCGGTGTTGGTGGTCTGCGGGGTGCTCAGCGTCATCGTCCGCAGCGTGACCCGGCCGATCGCCCAGATGACCGGGGTGATGAGCACGCTCGCCTCCGGCGGGACCGAGGTCGAAATCCCGGCCATCGGCCGCGAGGACGAGGTCGGCAAGATGGCCCTGGCGGTCGAGACCTTCCGGGAGAACGCCCTTGAGCGGCGGCGGCTGGAGGCCGAGCAGGGCCGCCTGCGCGAAGCGGGCGAACTGCAACGGCGGCAGGCGCTGGCGTCGGTCGCCGAGAGCTTCGACCGCGATGTCGGACGGTTGCTGGCCGGCGTCAACGAGACCGCGGCGTCGATGAGCCTGTCGGTCGGCGAGGTCGCCGCCAGCGCCGGGGAGAACGCCTCCGTCAGCCAGACCGTGGCCCACACGGCCGAGGAGGTCAGCGGCAATGTCCAGACCGTCGCCGCCGCGGTGGAGCAGTTGGCCGCGTCGATTCGCGAAATCTCGGTCCAGGCCCAGAGCTCGCAAACCGAATCGACCGGCGCCAGCCGTCAGGTCGCCAACACGGTGGACATCATGGACCGGCTGGTCGGCGATGCCGGGCGGATCGGCGACGTCCTGACCCTGATCACCTCCATCGCCGGCCAGACCAATCTGCTGGCGCTGAACGCCACCATCGAGGCGGCCCGCGCCGGCGAGGCCGGCAAGGGCTTCGCCGTGGTGGCCACCGAGGTGAAGAACCTTGCCGGCCAGACCGCCAAGGCGACGGAGGAAATCTCCGCCCTGATCGGCGCCATCCAGGCCTCGACCGGCGACGCCGCCGGCAGGATCGGCGACATCTCCCGCGTCATGGGGCAGTTGAGCGGCATCAGCGCCTCCATCGCCGCCGCCGTGGAGCAGCAGAATTCGGCGACGACGGAAATCAGCCGCGCCGTTCAGCAGGCCGCCCAGGGAACCGAGCGGCTGCGCCAGAATGTCCACACCGTCGCCGACGCCGCCCAGCGCAACGGCACCGCCGCGGCAAGTCTGCATGGCGGCATCCAGCAGTTGGAGCGGAGCGTCCACGACCTCCAGTCGCAGGTCGACCGTTTCGTCGGAACCTTGCAGGCCGGGTGA
- a CDS encoding ABC transporter permease gives MPIVTALYLLYLAAPILLLAIGSVGESWTNSLLPSGLTTGWYGQVWSDASFRRALTVSLTVCAATCAVTALIGVPLAYAIYGASRHGVRAAARVLFLLPVAAPPLVLGFGFILVFSSDSLPFLGSGWLLVAGHVVTTLPYLMQTLVADMRHLDLATLETAAESLGAGFRQRLFGVVVPSLRQSLSSGLIMVAALSIGEFQLSNLIAGFLSRPYPVVLLQAFYGATGFACAGTMVLLLLAVLSALASATAGRGLPSRKGTPS, from the coding sequence ATGCCCATCGTCACCGCCCTCTACCTGCTGTATCTGGCCGCCCCCATCCTCCTGCTCGCCATCGGGTCGGTTGGGGAGTCCTGGACCAACAGCCTGCTGCCCAGCGGCCTGACCACCGGATGGTATGGGCAGGTCTGGTCGGATGCGAGCTTCCGCCGGGCCCTCACCGTCAGCCTGACCGTCTGCGCCGCGACCTGCGCGGTGACGGCGCTCATCGGCGTGCCGCTCGCCTACGCCATCTATGGCGCGTCCCGCCATGGCGTGCGCGCCGCCGCCCGCGTCCTGTTCCTGCTGCCGGTGGCGGCGCCGCCGCTGGTTCTCGGCTTCGGCTTCATCCTGGTGTTCTCGTCGGACAGCCTGCCCTTCCTCGGCAGCGGCTGGCTGCTGGTCGCCGGCCATGTGGTGACGACCCTGCCCTACCTGATGCAGACGCTGGTCGCCGACATGCGCCATCTCGACCTCGCCACGCTGGAAACCGCGGCGGAATCGCTGGGCGCCGGCTTCCGCCAGCGGCTGTTCGGGGTGGTGGTCCCAAGCCTGCGCCAGAGCCTGTCCTCCGGCCTGATCATGGTGGCCGCGCTGTCGATCGGCGAGTTCCAGCTGTCCAACCTGATCGCCGGTTTCCTCTCCCGCCCCTATCCGGTGGTGCTGCTCCAGGCCTTCTACGGCGCCACCGGCTTCGCCTGCGCCGGCACCATGGTGCTGCTGCTGCTGGCCGTCCTGTCCGCCCTCGCCTCGGCCACGGCCGGGCGCGGGCTTCCCTCCAGGAAAGGGACGCCGTCATGA
- a CDS encoding DeoR/GlpR family DNA-binding transcription regulator, with translation MMMNGNADDREHGLPQRQREILALIRDRGFVTIEALSEHFAVSDQTIRRDIIRLDGAGLLQRFHGGAGVRDQTVRLGYVEKQTIAPQDKERIGAAVAALVPDGASVFLDVGTTVEAVARALRGKRRLHVFTNSLSAGSLLAGRPGIDVFVTGGVVHGADGSLVGDAVIATLERCRLDLAVIGISGFDEDGAPMDFDMQKIGIKRVAMAAARRSVAVADAGKFARSAIVRIAPAGDFGLLVTDAEPPAPLGRAFERERLAVHVAGAEA, from the coding sequence ATGATGATGAACGGTAACGCCGACGACCGGGAACACGGCCTTCCCCAGCGGCAGCGGGAAATCCTGGCACTGATCCGGGACCGGGGATTCGTGACCATCGAAGCCCTGTCGGAGCATTTCGCGGTGTCCGACCAGACCATCCGCCGGGACATCATCCGGCTCGATGGCGCCGGCCTGCTCCAGCGCTTCCATGGCGGCGCCGGGGTGCGCGACCAGACCGTCCGGCTCGGCTATGTCGAGAAGCAGACCATCGCGCCCCAGGACAAGGAACGGATCGGCGCCGCCGTCGCGGCACTGGTGCCGGACGGGGCGTCGGTCTTCCTCGACGTCGGCACGACGGTGGAGGCGGTGGCGCGTGCCCTGCGCGGCAAGCGGCGCCTGCATGTCTTCACCAACAGCCTGTCGGCCGGCAGTCTGCTGGCCGGCCGACCCGGCATCGACGTCTTCGTGACCGGCGGCGTCGTGCATGGCGCCGACGGCTCGCTGGTCGGCGACGCGGTGATCGCGACGCTGGAGCGCTGCCGGCTCGATCTGGCGGTGATCGGCATTTCCGGCTTCGACGAGGATGGCGCGCCGATGGATTTCGACATGCAGAAGATCGGCATCAAGCGGGTCGCCATGGCCGCCGCGCGCCGGTCCGTCGCGGTGGCGGATGCCGGGAAATTCGCGCGCTCGGCCATCGTCCGCATCGCCCCGGCCGGCGATTTCGGGCTTCTGGTCACGGATGCCGAGCCGCCCGCCCCTCTGGGCCGGGCCTTCGAGAGGGAGCGTCTCGCCGTTCACGTCGCCGGCGCGGAGGCGTGA
- a CDS encoding ABC transporter substrate-binding protein produces the protein MKRLITAVALSAAGLMTAALPTTGTALAQATTVEAVTTGEELYQGERALYEQALKEGLVVSFDTGPTWANWAAEFAAFKKRYPGVEMTYNDLGSAATVVALDKARNRPQADTAYYFAASAFDAMAKDVVAPFKPVNFDTLPEVFRDADGKWFTIHSLTVAFVVNTKLVKEVPRSWADLLKPEYKNSVVYLDPRSTGIGQVISFAANFGNGGDMDNLQPGFDYFARLHKSGNVMRVEGTTPYAKFVKGEIPIWISYENDGLKAKHTDGLGDAVSVVIPAEASAAAPYGISLVKNGPNPNAGKLWLNFIMSAKGQAIFAEGYVRPSVPGVALPADIAAKLPPAPQVRPLDVKLAAERKAAVDAGWTKAALGK, from the coding sequence ATGAAACGCCTGATCACCGCGGTCGCCCTGTCGGCTGCCGGCCTGATGACCGCCGCCCTGCCGACCACCGGCACCGCCCTGGCCCAAGCCACCACCGTCGAGGCGGTCACCACCGGCGAGGAGCTCTATCAGGGCGAGCGCGCCCTCTATGAGCAGGCCCTGAAGGAGGGGCTGGTCGTCTCCTTCGACACCGGCCCGACCTGGGCCAACTGGGCGGCGGAGTTCGCCGCCTTCAAGAAGCGCTATCCCGGCGTCGAAATGACCTACAATGATCTCGGCTCCGCCGCGACGGTGGTGGCGCTCGACAAGGCGCGCAACCGCCCGCAGGCCGACACCGCCTATTACTTCGCCGCCTCCGCCTTCGACGCCATGGCCAAGGATGTCGTCGCCCCCTTCAAGCCGGTGAATTTCGACACGCTGCCGGAGGTGTTCCGCGATGCCGACGGCAAATGGTTCACCATCCATTCGCTGACCGTCGCCTTCGTCGTCAACACCAAGCTGGTGAAGGAGGTGCCGAGGAGCTGGGCCGACCTGCTGAAGCCCGAATACAAGAACAGCGTCGTCTATCTCGACCCGCGCTCCACCGGCATCGGGCAGGTGATCAGCTTCGCCGCCAATTTCGGCAATGGCGGCGACATGGACAATCTCCAGCCCGGCTTCGACTATTTCGCCCGCCTGCACAAGTCGGGCAACGTGATGCGGGTCGAGGGCACCACCCCTTACGCCAAGTTCGTCAAGGGCGAGATTCCGATCTGGATCTCCTACGAGAATGACGGGCTGAAGGCCAAGCACACCGACGGGCTGGGCGACGCCGTCTCCGTGGTCATCCCGGCCGAGGCGTCGGCCGCCGCCCCCTATGGCATCAGCCTGGTGAAGAACGGCCCCAACCCGAACGCCGGCAAGCTGTGGTTGAACTTCATCATGAGCGCCAAGGGCCAGGCGATCTTCGCCGAGGGCTATGTCCGCCCGTCGGTGCCCGGCGTCGCCCTGCCGGCCGACATCGCGGCGAAGCTGCCGCCGGCCCCGCAGGTCCGCCCCCTCGACGTCAAGCTGGCGGCCGAGCGCAAGGCGGCGGTCGATGCCGGCTGGACCAAGGCGGCGCTCGGCAAATGA
- a CDS encoding ABC transporter ATP-binding protein, whose product MPSDAAPAAAPVLSVSGLSVDYATPRGMVHALDDVSFDLAPGETLGIVGESGCGKSTLARAIVRLTEPSAGTIRLGGADITRASRRQLRAARRDLQMVLQDPAASLDPRWTVGELLAEPLAIHGIGNRAERRARVVDLLGKVGLPPEAASRRPHEFSGGQRQRIGIARALALEPKIVVLDEPVSALDVSVQAQILNLLTDLQRTLGVSFLFIGHDLSVVEYISDRVAVMYLGRIVELGDRDSLWRRPAHPYTRALLDAAPRIDGPVVPGGAGLAGDTPSPYDLPPGCRFHTRCPIAADRCRQEVPALRALSPGHSVACHFADDGGEPASAAGLGTGI is encoded by the coding sequence ATGCCATCTGACGCCGCTCCGGCCGCCGCGCCCGTCCTGTCGGTCAGCGGGCTGTCGGTCGATTACGCGACTCCACGCGGGATGGTCCATGCCCTGGACGACGTGTCCTTCGACCTCGCCCCCGGCGAAACGCTGGGGATCGTCGGCGAATCCGGCTGCGGAAAATCGACGCTGGCGCGGGCGATCGTCCGGCTGACCGAGCCCAGCGCCGGCACCATCCGGCTGGGCGGCGCCGACATCACCCGCGCCTCCCGGCGGCAGTTGCGGGCGGCGCGGCGCGACCTCCAGATGGTGTTGCAGGATCCGGCGGCCTCGCTCGATCCGCGCTGGACGGTGGGCGAACTGCTGGCCGAGCCGCTGGCGATCCACGGCATCGGCAACCGCGCCGAACGGCGGGCGCGCGTCGTCGACCTGCTGGGCAAGGTGGGATTGCCGCCCGAGGCGGCGTCCCGGCGTCCGCACGAGTTCTCGGGCGGCCAGCGCCAGCGTATCGGCATCGCCCGCGCGCTGGCGTTGGAGCCGAAGATCGTGGTGCTGGACGAGCCCGTTTCGGCACTCGACGTCTCGGTCCAGGCCCAGATCCTGAATTTGCTGACCGACCTCCAGCGGACGCTGGGCGTCAGCTTCCTGTTCATCGGCCATGACCTGTCGGTGGTGGAATACATCTCCGACCGGGTGGCGGTGATGTATCTCGGCCGCATCGTCGAGCTGGGCGACCGCGACAGCCTGTGGCGCCGCCCGGCCCATCCCTACACCCGCGCGCTGCTCGACGCCGCGCCGAGGATCGACGGACCGGTGGTGCCGGGTGGGGCCGGATTGGCCGGCGACACGCCGAGCCCGTACGACCTGCCGCCGGGGTGCCGTTTCCACACCCGCTGTCCCATCGCCGCCGACCGCTGCCGGCAGGAGGTCCCGGCATTGCGGGCGCTGTCGCCCGGGCACAGCGTCGCCTGCCATTTCGCCGATGACGGCGGAGAGCCCGCGTCGGCGGCGGGGCTCGGCACCGGCATCTGA
- a CDS encoding ABC transporter ATP-binding protein, with translation MSVIVDSLAFRYPTAAAGLDGVSLGVAPGEFCAVIGPSGCGKSTLLKLIAGFLSPAAGRIHIAGADMTGVPPRLRNLGIVFQNYALFPHMTALENVAYPLKLRGVGRAERLRRAGQALERTRLAGLADRHPRQLSGGQQQRVALARALVFAPGALLLDEPLSALDAAHRAAMRDEIRAVQREHGIATLHVTHDQEEALSIADKVAVMRDGALLQLASPQELYDRPADRFVAGFVGHANLFDGRVRGADLVETAIGPLACATEGRAVGTSVTLLARPEAIRIDPPDDAVNRFAGTLVRDRFLGSLRRYDLAVPGGTILGETLSRADIRSVQIPPECLRILPA, from the coding sequence ATGAGCGTCATCGTCGACTCCCTCGCCTTCCGCTACCCCACCGCCGCGGCCGGCCTCGATGGCGTCAGCCTCGGCGTGGCGCCGGGCGAGTTCTGCGCCGTCATCGGTCCGTCTGGCTGCGGCAAATCCACCCTGCTGAAGCTGATCGCCGGCTTCCTCAGCCCGGCGGCCGGACGCATCCATATCGCCGGGGCCGACATGACCGGGGTGCCGCCGCGGCTGCGCAATCTCGGCATCGTCTTCCAGAATTACGCCCTGTTCCCCCACATGACGGCGCTGGAGAATGTCGCCTATCCGCTGAAGCTGCGCGGCGTCGGCCGGGCCGAGCGGCTGCGCCGGGCCGGTCAAGCGCTGGAACGCACCCGCCTGGCGGGGCTGGCCGACCGTCATCCCCGCCAGTTGTCCGGCGGCCAGCAACAGCGGGTGGCGCTCGCCCGCGCCCTGGTCTTCGCCCCCGGCGCCCTGTTGCTGGACGAACCGCTGTCGGCGCTGGACGCCGCCCACCGCGCAGCGATGCGGGACGAGATCCGCGCGGTGCAGCGCGAACATGGCATCGCCACCCTGCACGTCACCCACGACCAGGAGGAGGCGCTGTCCATCGCCGACAAGGTCGCGGTGATGCGCGACGGCGCCCTGCTCCAGCTCGCCAGCCCGCAGGAGCTTTACGACCGTCCGGCCGACCGCTTCGTCGCCGGCTTCGTCGGCCACGCCAACCTGTTCGACGGCAGGGTGCGCGGAGCGGATCTGGTGGAGACCGCCATCGGGCCGCTGGCCTGCGCCACCGAGGGCCGCGCGGTTGGAACCAGCGTCACCTTGCTGGCGCGTCCGGAGGCGATCCGCATCGACCCGCCCGACGATGCCGTCAACCGCTTCGCCGGGACGCTGGTCCGCGACCGCTTCCTCGGTTCGCTGCGCCGCTACGACCTCGCCGTGCCGGGCGGCACGATCCTGGGCGAGACCCTGTCCCGCGCCGACATCCGGTCGGTTCAAATCCCGCCGGAGTGCCTGCGCATCCTGCCCGCCTGA
- a CDS encoding substrate-binding periplasmic protein, protein MIGRIAGLGLVVAGVLLTATIGAKADTVRLTTLEWPPYSGSLPDNGFSAIVVREAFKAMGHNVEIEVLPWQRAVHNAKEEPGVVGYFPEYPADLDGFSLSESIGESPLGLIVPAGASISDTTPAGLARLKLGVVSGYVNAKPVTEAITAGLKPEAVVDDATNIRKVAAGRIQAAEIDRYVFSYLMRNSADLQPLQGKVEFGPALESKTLHVAFNTKPEGRKWAAIFAEGLKKIDVGTLQKQHLSSAQ, encoded by the coding sequence ATGATTGGAAGAATTGCGGGTTTGGGCCTTGTCGTGGCAGGTGTCCTGCTGACCGCCACCATCGGGGCGAAGGCGGACACGGTTCGTCTGACGACCCTGGAATGGCCGCCCTATTCCGGCTCCCTGCCGGACAACGGTTTTTCAGCCATCGTGGTTCGCGAAGCCTTCAAGGCGATGGGCCACAATGTCGAGATCGAGGTGCTGCCCTGGCAGCGTGCCGTCCACAATGCCAAGGAGGAACCGGGCGTCGTCGGCTATTTCCCGGAATATCCGGCCGATCTCGACGGCTTTTCTCTCTCCGAATCGATTGGTGAGAGCCCGCTCGGCCTCATCGTTCCGGCTGGCGCCAGCATCTCCGACACCACCCCCGCCGGGCTGGCGCGCCTGAAGCTTGGCGTCGTCAGCGGCTATGTGAACGCCAAGCCGGTGACCGAAGCCATCACCGCCGGCCTGAAGCCCGAGGCCGTGGTGGACGACGCCACCAACATCCGCAAGGTGGCCGCCGGCCGCATCCAGGCGGCGGAAATCGACCGCTACGTCTTCTCCTACCTGATGCGCAACAGTGCCGATCTGCAGCCGCTCCAGGGCAAGGTGGAGTTCGGACCGGCGCTGGAATCGAAGACGCTGCATGTGGCCTTCAACACCAAGCCGGAGGGCCGCAAATGGGCGGCGATCTTCGCCGAGGGGCTGAAGAAGATCGATGTCGGCACCCTCCAGAAACAGCACCTGTCTTCGGCGCAGTAA